From one Streptomyces sp. R41 genomic stretch:
- a CDS encoding protein kinase, with translation MAQQQRAQGPSDPEATGGGMSDAPEMWGNGGLVGDGRYRLTRRLGRGGMAEVFAAEDVRLGRTVAVKLLRSDLAEDPVSKARFTREAQSVAGLNHHAVVAVYDSGEDVVGHGVVPYIVMELVEGRTIRDLLLNAEAPGPEQALIIVSGVLEALAYSHQHGIVHRDIKPANVIITQTGAVKVMDFGIARALHGAQSTMTQTGMVMGTPQYLSPEQALGKAVDHRSDLYATGCLLYELLALRPPFTGETPLSVVYQHVQDTPVPPSEVSDAAPPELDGLVMRSLAKEPDDRFQTAEEMRGLVQYGLQMLYDQGSHTGTWNTGPVTVHEGLHTPAAGFAGTTALPHPADSGTTQIPQPILPTGYGGGDDGGFEGHGNRGGGRGKLWILAVLAVIAIAAGVALALNNTGGGNGGGTDTTQSPTTTHSSTEDQSTETPSDEATDEATDDSTDDSTSTGTGSEYTPSYTPSPSDTGEPTDEPTDEPTKTTPTTEEPTDDPTTPTEEPSTPPGPSDPGVSPFGGAVGR, from the coding sequence ATGGCACAGCAGCAGCGCGCTCAGGGCCCGTCCGACCCCGAGGCGACTGGCGGCGGTATGTCAGATGCGCCGGAGATGTGGGGTAACGGCGGGCTGGTCGGCGACGGCCGATATCGGCTGACCCGCAGACTCGGCCGGGGCGGCATGGCCGAGGTGTTCGCCGCCGAGGACGTGCGCCTCGGGCGGACCGTCGCGGTCAAGCTGCTCCGTTCCGACCTGGCCGAGGACCCGGTGTCCAAGGCCCGCTTCACACGCGAGGCACAGTCGGTCGCCGGGCTCAACCACCACGCGGTCGTCGCCGTGTACGACTCCGGCGAGGACGTGGTCGGCCACGGCGTCGTCCCGTACATCGTGATGGAACTCGTCGAGGGCCGCACCATCCGCGATCTGCTGCTCAACGCCGAGGCCCCCGGGCCCGAGCAGGCGCTGATCATCGTCTCCGGTGTCCTGGAGGCGCTCGCCTACTCGCACCAGCACGGCATCGTGCACCGCGACATCAAGCCGGCGAACGTGATCATCACGCAGACCGGCGCGGTCAAGGTCATGGACTTCGGCATCGCGCGCGCCCTGCACGGCGCCCAGTCGACGATGACGCAGACCGGCATGGTCATGGGCACGCCGCAGTACCTCTCCCCGGAGCAGGCGCTCGGCAAGGCCGTCGACCACCGCTCCGACCTGTACGCGACCGGCTGTCTGCTCTACGAACTCCTCGCACTGCGGCCCCCGTTCACCGGCGAGACGCCGCTGTCGGTGGTCTACCAGCACGTCCAGGACACTCCGGTGCCCCCGTCCGAGGTCTCGGACGCGGCGCCGCCGGAGCTCGACGGGCTCGTCATGCGCTCGCTCGCGAAGGAGCCGGACGACCGGTTCCAGACCGCCGAGGAGATGCGCGGGCTCGTCCAGTACGGGTTGCAGATGCTGTACGACCAGGGCAGCCACACCGGCACCTGGAACACCGGCCCGGTCACCGTGCACGAGGGCCTGCACACCCCGGCGGCGGGCTTCGCGGGCACGACGGCGCTGCCGCACCCGGCCGACTCGGGCACCACGCAGATCCCGCAGCCGATCCTGCCCACCGGGTACGGCGGCGGGGACGACGGCGGCTTCGAGGGGCACGGCAACCGGGGCGGCGGCCGCGGCAAGCTGTGGATCCTCGCGGTCCTCGCGGTGATCGCGATCGCGGCGGGTGTCGCGCTCGCGCTGAACAACACCGGTGGCGGCAACGGCGGGGGCACCGATACGACGCAGTCGCCGACCACCACGCACTCCAGCACCGAAGACCAGTCCACCGAGACGCCCAGCGACGAGGCGACCGACGAGGCCACGGACGACTCCACGGACGACTCCACCAGCACCGGCACCGGCTCGGAGTACACGCCGTCGTACACGCCGTCCCCGAGCGACACCGGCGAGCCCACGGACGAGCCGACGGACGAGCCGACCAAGACGACACCGACCACCGAGGAGCCGACGGACGACCCGACGACGCCTACGGAGGAACCGTCAACGCCGCCGGGTCCGTCGGACCCCGGCGTCTCCCCCTTCGGTGGGGCCGTGGGCCGCTGA
- a CDS encoding phosphotransferase encodes MSHAPPLGALLRQYAAGSALTCEPVDEGLLNRGYRLCTTRGRYFLKHHFDPETADPVAIARQHRATQRLADLGVPVAPPLTGTDGRTVAVVGGHAYALHPWIDGRHRHGGQLTTEQCARLGALLGVVHASLERVMPTEGHAAAKPADGSEPADGSESTEGDDPAAAESVEGAEPTTAGTAEGVDPARGADPADTFALIDRLLAQVRRHRPSDAFDELARHRLLERRALLERHADRQPPRGGSVGWVHGDFHPFNLLYRDGEPAAIVDWDRLGIHPRAEEAVRAAVIFFVRPVGTLDLTKVRAYTRAYRRAAGATPPELTAAVHRVWWERLNDFWILRWHYERGDTRADPQFPAASALAVWWTREYESVCEAFAG; translated from the coding sequence GTGTCTCACGCGCCCCCTCTGGGCGCCCTCCTCCGCCAGTACGCCGCCGGGTCCGCGCTCACCTGCGAACCCGTCGACGAGGGGCTGCTCAACCGCGGCTACCGGCTGTGCACCACCCGTGGCCGGTACTTCCTCAAGCACCACTTCGACCCCGAGACCGCCGATCCCGTCGCCATCGCCCGCCAGCACCGGGCGACCCAGCGCCTCGCGGACCTCGGCGTCCCGGTCGCCCCACCGCTGACCGGCACCGACGGGCGCACGGTCGCCGTCGTCGGGGGGCACGCCTACGCGCTGCACCCGTGGATCGACGGACGTCACCGGCACGGCGGCCAGCTCACCACGGAGCAGTGCGCGCGCCTGGGGGCGCTCCTGGGCGTCGTACACGCGAGTCTGGAACGGGTGATGCCGACGGAGGGGCACGCGGCGGCGAAACCGGCCGACGGCTCCGAGCCGGCCGACGGCTCCGAGTCCACGGAGGGCGACGATCCGGCCGCCGCCGAGTCCGTGGAAGGCGCCGAGCCGACCACCGCCGGCACCGCGGAAGGCGTCGATCCCGCCCGGGGCGCCGACCCCGCCGACACCTTCGCGCTCATCGACCGCCTGCTCGCCCAGGTGCGCCGGCACCGTCCCTCCGACGCCTTCGACGAGCTGGCCCGGCACCGGCTCCTGGAACGGCGTGCCCTCCTGGAGCGGCACGCCGACCGACAGCCCCCGCGGGGAGGCTCGGTGGGCTGGGTGCACGGCGACTTCCACCCGTTCAACCTGCTGTACCGCGACGGCGAACCGGCCGCGATCGTCGACTGGGACCGGCTGGGTATCCACCCTCGCGCCGAGGAGGCGGTCCGCGCCGCGGTGATCTTCTTCGTACGCCCCGTCGGCACCCTCGACCTCACGAAGGTACGGGCCTACACGCGCGCGTACCGGCGCGCCGCGGGCGCCACACCGCCCGAACTCACGGCCGCCGTGCACCGCGTGTGGTGGGAGCGCCTCAACGACTTCTGGATACTGCGCTGGCACTACGAGCGCGGAGACACCCGCGCCGATCCGCAGTTCCCGGCGGCCTCGGCGCTGGCGGTGTGGTGGACCCGGGAGTACGAGTCGGTGTGCGAGGCGTTCGCCGGGTGA
- a CDS encoding pyridoxamine 5'-phosphate oxidase family protein has protein sequence MPTDERPAAECSADEQLAVELIGRADYGRVATSMRALPFLAFARHIVVDGRVLLRMPRNCGYHHACAGSVVAYGTDNLSTARPGESLWSVQIVGQCESVEPTASERELFGPAPRFVDGEPFEPVYLAIEPQFSTVHSTDGGLERQFQHVL, from the coding sequence ATGCCCACCGACGAACGGCCCGCCGCCGAGTGCTCCGCCGACGAACAGCTCGCCGTGGAACTGATCGGCCGCGCCGATTACGGCCGGGTGGCCACCAGCATGCGGGCACTGCCCTTCCTGGCGTTCGCCCGACACATCGTGGTCGACGGCCGCGTGCTGCTGCGGATGCCCCGGAACTGCGGATACCACCACGCCTGCGCCGGCAGCGTCGTCGCGTACGGCACCGACAACCTGAGCACCGCGCGGCCGGGCGAGAGCCTGTGGTCCGTGCAGATCGTGGGTCAGTGCGAGTCCGTGGAACCGACAGCCTCCGAACGTGAGCTCTTCGGCCCCGCGCCGCGTTTCGTCGACGGCGAGCCCTTCGAGCCGGTCTATCTGGCCATCGAGCCGCAGTTCTCCACCGTGCACTCCACGGACGGTGGCCTGGAACGGCAGTTCCAGCACGTTCTGTGA
- a CDS encoding response regulator has product MREEGKITVFLLDDHEVVRRGVHELLSVEDDIEVVGEAGTAADALVRIPATRPDVAVLDVRLPDGSGVEVCREIRSQNEDIKCLMLTSFADDEALFDAIMAGASGYVLKAIRGNELLSAVRDVAAGKSLLDPVATARVLERLRDGGRAKSDDKLAHLTEQERKILDLIGEGLTNRAIGERLHLAEKTIKNYVSSLLSKLGMERRSQAAAFVARVQAERQHR; this is encoded by the coding sequence GTGCGCGAAGAAGGAAAAATCACCGTATTTCTCCTCGACGATCATGAGGTGGTGCGCCGAGGCGTTCACGAGCTGCTCTCGGTGGAGGACGACATCGAGGTGGTCGGCGAGGCCGGCACGGCGGCCGACGCGCTGGTGCGGATTCCCGCCACCCGACCGGACGTGGCCGTCCTGGACGTACGGCTCCCGGACGGCAGCGGCGTGGAGGTCTGCCGCGAGATCCGGTCCCAGAACGAGGACATCAAGTGCCTGATGCTGACCTCGTTCGCCGACGACGAGGCCCTCTTCGACGCCATCATGGCGGGCGCCTCGGGCTATGTCCTCAAGGCCATCCGCGGCAATGAACTGCTCTCGGCCGTACGCGACGTCGCCGCCGGAAAGTCCCTGCTCGACCCGGTGGCCACCGCCCGCGTCCTGGAACGGCTGCGCGACGGCGGCCGCGCCAAGAGCGACGACAAACTCGCGCACCTCACCGAACAGGAGCGCAAGATCCTCGACCTGATCGGCGAGGGCCTCACCAATCGCGCGATCGGGGAACGGCTGCACCTCGCCGAGAAAACGATCAAGAATTACGTGTCGAGTCTGCTGTCCAAACTGGGAATGGAACGGCGCTCCCAGGCGGCGGCGTTTGTGGCGCGGGTACAGGCGGAGAGGCAGCACCGCTGA
- the pdhA gene encoding pyruvate dehydrogenase (acetyl-transferring) E1 component subunit alpha: MTVESTAARKPRRSAGTKSAASAGAKRTGPAAKKSPGTTGAEPELVQLLTPEGKRVKDATYDPYVADITPEELRGLYRDMVLTRRFDAEATSLQRQGELGLWASLLGQEAAQIGSGRATREDDYVFPTYREHGVAWCRGVDPTNLLGMFRGVNNGGWDPNSNNFHLYTIVIGSQTLHATGYAMGVAKDGADSAVIAYFGDGASSQGDVAESFTFSAVYNAPVVFFCQNNQWAISEPTEKQTRVPLYQRAQGYGFPGVRVDGNDVLACLAVTKWALERARHGEGPTLIEAFTYRMGAHTTSDDPTKYRADEERESWEAKDPILRLRTYLEASHHADEGFFAELEAESEALGKRVREVVRAMPDPDHFAIFENVYADGHALVDEERAQFAAYQASFADEGEGK, encoded by the coding sequence GTGACCGTGGAGAGCACTGCCGCGCGCAAGCCGCGACGCAGCGCCGGTACGAAGAGCGCCGCGAGCGCTGGTGCCAAGCGCACCGGCCCGGCCGCCAAGAAGTCGCCGGGTACGACGGGCGCCGAGCCCGAGCTCGTTCAGCTGCTGACCCCGGAAGGCAAGCGGGTCAAGGACGCCACGTACGACCCGTACGTCGCCGACATCACCCCCGAAGAGCTGCGCGGCCTGTACCGGGACATGGTGCTGACCCGTCGCTTCGACGCCGAGGCCACCTCCCTGCAGCGCCAGGGCGAGCTGGGCCTGTGGGCCTCGCTGCTCGGCCAGGAGGCCGCCCAGATCGGTTCCGGGCGGGCCACCCGTGAGGACGACTACGTCTTCCCGACCTACCGCGAGCACGGCGTCGCCTGGTGCCGCGGGGTCGACCCGACCAACCTGCTCGGCATGTTCCGCGGCGTGAACAACGGCGGCTGGGACCCGAACAGCAACAACTTCCACCTGTACACGATCGTCATCGGTTCGCAGACGCTGCACGCCACCGGCTACGCCATGGGCGTCGCCAAGGACGGCGCCGACTCGGCCGTGATCGCGTACTTCGGAGACGGCGCCTCCAGCCAGGGCGACGTCGCCGAATCGTTCACCTTCTCCGCGGTCTACAACGCCCCCGTCGTGTTCTTCTGCCAGAACAACCAGTGGGCCATCTCCGAGCCGACCGAGAAGCAGACCCGCGTCCCGCTCTACCAGCGCGCGCAGGGCTACGGCTTCCCGGGCGTCCGCGTCGACGGCAATGACGTCCTCGCCTGCCTGGCCGTCACCAAGTGGGCTCTTGAGCGGGCCCGTCACGGCGAGGGACCCACGCTCATCGAGGCATTCACGTACCGCATGGGCGCGCACACCACCTCCGACGACCCGACGAAGTACCGGGCCGACGAGGAGCGCGAGTCCTGGGAGGCGAAGGACCCGATCCTGCGCCTGCGCACCTACCTCGAAGCCTCACACCACGCGGACGAGGGATTCTTCGCGGAACTCGAGGCCGAGAGCGAAGCGTTGGGCAAACGAGTACGCGAAGTCGTCCGTGCCATGCCGGACCCGGACCACTTCGCCATCTTCGAGAACGTGTACGCGGACGGGCACGCGCTCGTCGACGAGGAGCGGGCCCAGTTCGCCGCCTACCAGGCGTCGTTCGCGGATGAAGGGGAGGGCAAGTAG
- a CDS encoding alpha-ketoacid dehydrogenase subunit beta has translation MAAEKMALAKAINESLRTALDADPKVLIMGEDVGKLGGVFRVTDGLQKDFGEDRVIDTPLAESGIVGTAIGLALRGYRPVVEIQFDGFVFPAYDQIVTQLAKMHARALGKIKLPVVIRIPYGGGIGAVEHHSESPEALFAHVAGLKVVSPSNASDAYWMMQQAIQSDDPVIFFEPKRRYWDKSEVNKDAIPGPLHKARVVREGADLTLAAYGPMVKVCVEAAAAAQEEGKSIEVLDLRSMSPIDFDSVQASVEKTRRLVVVHEAPVFLGTGAEIAARITERCFYHLEAPVLRVGGYHAPYPPARLEEEYLPGLDRVLDAVDRSLAY, from the coding sequence ATGGCTGCGGAAAAGATGGCGCTGGCCAAGGCGATCAACGAGTCGCTGCGCACGGCCCTCGACGCCGACCCCAAGGTCCTCATCATGGGCGAGGACGTCGGCAAGCTCGGCGGTGTCTTCCGGGTCACCGACGGCCTCCAGAAGGACTTCGGCGAGGACCGGGTCATCGACACCCCGCTCGCAGAGTCGGGCATCGTCGGCACCGCGATCGGCCTCGCCCTGCGCGGCTACCGCCCGGTGGTGGAGATCCAGTTCGACGGTTTCGTCTTCCCGGCGTACGACCAGATCGTCACGCAGCTCGCGAAGATGCACGCGCGAGCGCTCGGCAAGATCAAGCTCCCCGTCGTGATCCGCATTCCGTACGGCGGCGGTATCGGCGCCGTCGAGCACCACTCCGAGTCCCCCGAGGCGCTGTTCGCCCACGTGGCGGGCCTCAAGGTGGTCTCCCCGTCGAACGCGTCGGACGCCTACTGGATGATGCAGCAGGCCATCCAGAGCGACGACCCGGTGATCTTCTTCGAGCCCAAGCGGCGCTACTGGGACAAGTCCGAGGTCAACAAGGACGCGATCCCCGGACCGCTGCACAAGGCGCGCGTGGTGCGCGAGGGGGCCGACCTGACGCTCGCCGCGTACGGCCCGATGGTGAAGGTCTGTGTGGAGGCCGCCGCGGCCGCCCAGGAGGAGGGCAAGTCGATCGAGGTCCTGGACCTGCGCTCGATGTCCCCCATCGACTTCGACTCCGTCCAGGCATCGGTGGAGAAGACCCGCCGCCTGGTCGTGGTGCACGAGGCCCCGGTGTTCCTCGGTACGGGCGCGGAGATCGCCGCCCGCATCACGGAGCGGTGCTTCTACCACTTGGAGGCACCCGTCCTGCGGGTCGGCGGCTATCACGCCCCCTACCCGCCGGCGCGCCTGGAGGAGGAGTACCTTCCGGGCCTGGACCGGGTGCTCGACGCCGTCGACCGCTCGCTTGCGTACTGA
- a CDS encoding dihydrolipoamide acetyltransferase family protein — protein MTTMTENASGLREFKMPDVGEGLTEAEILKWYVQPGDTVTDGQVVCEVETAKAAVELPIPYDGVVRELRFPEGTTVDVGQVIIAVDVAGGAPAEEVPVQETVTEEPAPAEEPKPEGRKPVLVGYGVAESSTKRRPRKGVEVPAQQPEPFLAATAVQGELNGHGHTGQRPLAKPPVRKLAKDLGVDLATVTPSGPDGIITREDVHAAVAPAPAPAQAPVVEEAPAPVRVQAPAPAVTYDTARETRIPVKGVRKATAQAMIGSAFTAPHVTEFVTVDVTRTMRLVEELKQDKEMQGLRVNPLLLIAKALLVAIKRHPEVNASWDEANQEIVQKHYVNLGIAAATPRGLIVPNIKDAHAKALPQLAESLGELVATAREGKTSPAAMQGGTVTITNVGVFGVDTGTPILNPGESAILAVGAIKLQPWVHKGKVKPRQVTTLALSFDHRLVDGELGSKVLADVAAILEQPKRLITWA, from the coding sequence GTGACGACGATGACTGAGAACGCGTCGGGGCTCCGCGAGTTCAAGATGCCCGACGTGGGCGAGGGACTCACCGAGGCGGAGATCCTCAAGTGGTACGTCCAGCCCGGTGACACCGTCACCGACGGCCAGGTCGTCTGCGAGGTCGAGACGGCCAAGGCCGCCGTGGAACTGCCCATCCCGTACGACGGTGTGGTGCGCGAACTCCGCTTCCCCGAGGGGACGACGGTGGACGTGGGCCAGGTGATCATCGCGGTGGACGTGGCCGGTGGGGCACCCGCCGAGGAGGTCCCGGTCCAGGAGACCGTCACCGAGGAGCCGGCCCCCGCCGAGGAACCCAAGCCCGAGGGCCGCAAGCCGGTCCTCGTCGGGTACGGCGTCGCCGAGTCCTCCACCAAGCGCCGCCCCCGCAAGGGCGTCGAGGTCCCGGCCCAGCAGCCCGAGCCGTTCCTGGCGGCCACAGCGGTCCAGGGCGAGCTCAACGGCCACGGACACACCGGGCAGCGCCCGCTCGCCAAGCCCCCGGTCCGCAAGCTCGCCAAGGACCTCGGCGTCGATCTGGCGACGGTCACACCGTCGGGCCCGGACGGCATCATCACGCGCGAGGACGTGCACGCGGCGGTGGCCCCGGCACCCGCCCCGGCCCAGGCCCCGGTCGTGGAGGAGGCCCCGGCTCCCGTTCGGGTCCAGGCTCCCGCCCCTGCCGTCACGTACGACACGGCGCGTGAGACCCGTATCCCGGTCAAGGGCGTCCGCAAGGCGACGGCTCAGGCCATGATCGGCTCGGCGTTCACCGCGCCGCATGTCACCGAGTTCGTGACGGTCGACGTGACGCGCACGATGAGGCTCGTCGAGGAGCTGAAGCAGGACAAGGAGATGCAGGGTCTGCGGGTGAACCCGCTGCTGCTCATCGCCAAGGCCCTGCTGGTCGCGATCAAGCGCCACCCCGAGGTCAACGCGTCCTGGGACGAGGCCAACCAGGAGATCGTCCAGAAGCACTATGTGAACCTGGGCATCGCCGCGGCCACGCCCCGTGGCCTGATCGTGCCGAACATCAAGGACGCCCACGCCAAGGCCCTGCCCCAACTGGCCGAGTCTCTCGGCGAGTTGGTGGCCACGGCCCGTGAGGGCAAGACCTCACCCGCCGCGATGCAGGGCGGCACGGTCACCATCACGAACGTCGGCGTCTTCGGCGTCGACACGGGTACGCCGATCCTCAACCCCGGCGAGTCCGCGATCCTCGCGGTCGGCGCGATCAAGCTCCAGCCCTGGGTCCACAAGGGCAAGGTCAAGCCCCGGCAGGTCACCACGCTGGCGCTGTCCTTCGACCACCGCCTGGTCGACGGCGAGTTGGGCTCCAAGGTCCTCGCCGACGTGGCGGCGATCCTGGAGCAGCCGAAGCGGTTGATCACCTGGGCATAA
- a CDS encoding D-alanyl-D-alanine carboxypeptidase family protein, translating into MITGIKGTRFRRAAAVTLTTGAVLAAGAFGAAPAGAVTTPTIAAAGGYVMNNGTGTTLYTKAADTRRSTGSTTKIMTAKVVLAQSNLNLDAKVTIQKAYSDYVVANNASQAHLIVGDKVTVRQLLYGLMLPSGCDAAYALADKFGSGTTRAARVKSFIGKMNAAATSLHLTNTHFDSFDGIGHGSNYSTPRDLTKIASSAMKNSTFKSIVKTVTTKQKVTTASGGYRYYTWENTNKPLLTGYTGTIGVKTGSGPEAKYCLVFAATRDGKTVIGTVLASTSIDARTADAKKLLNYGFAK; encoded by the coding sequence TTGATTACCGGCATTAAGGGCACGCGTTTCCGCAGGGCCGCCGCTGTGACTCTCACGACCGGCGCCGTGCTGGCCGCCGGCGCCTTCGGCGCGGCACCCGCGGGTGCCGTGACCACGCCCACGATCGCCGCCGCGGGCGGCTACGTGATGAACAACGGCACCGGCACGACCCTCTACACCAAGGCCGCGGACACCCGCCGCTCCACCGGCTCCACCACCAAGATCATGACCGCCAAGGTCGTGCTCGCGCAGTCGAACCTCAACCTGGACGCGAAGGTCACGATCCAGAAGGCGTACAGCGACTACGTGGTCGCCAACAACGCCTCTCAGGCGCACCTGATCGTCGGCGACAAGGTCACGGTCCGTCAGCTCCTGTACGGGCTGATGCTGCCGTCCGGCTGTGACGCCGCCTACGCGCTCGCCGACAAGTTCGGCAGCGGCACGACCCGCGCCGCGCGCGTGAAGTCGTTCATCGGCAAGATGAACGCCGCCGCGACGAGCCTCCACCTGACGAACACGCACTTCGACTCGTTCGACGGCATCGGCCACGGTTCGAACTACTCGACGCCGCGCGACCTGACGAAGATCGCCAGCAGCGCGATGAAGAACTCGACCTTCAAGTCGATCGTGAAGACGGTGACCACGAAGCAGAAGGTCACCACCGCGAGCGGCGGCTACCGCTACTACACCTGGGAGAACACCAACAAGCCGCTGCTGACCGGCTACACCGGCACGATCGGCGTCAAGACCGGCTCCGGTCCCGAGGCCAAGTACTGCCTCGTCTTCGCCGCCACCCGCGACGGCAAGACGGTCATCGGCACGGTTCTCGCCTCCACGTCGATCGACGCCCGCACGGCGGACGCGAAGAAGCTGCTGAACTACGGCTTCGCCAAGTAG
- a CDS encoding GntR family transcriptional regulator — MPSAPPVSANQSLKQPMKQPPAADRVYAHVKQGVLERRYEGGTLLTEGELADAVGVSRTPVREALLRLEVEGLIKLYPKKGALVLPVSAQEIADVVETRQLVEEHAARKAVPASPQLIARLEELLAQQREQAAAGDLAGAAVTDRCFHAEIVRSGGNEILSRLYDQLRDRQLRMGVAVMHAHPDRITKTLTEHQQILEALRSGDAEAVVGIIHRHVSWFSNLARGELR; from the coding sequence ATGCCCTCAGCCCCACCCGTGTCCGCGAACCAGTCACTGAAGCAGCCCATGAAGCAACCCCCCGCCGCCGACCGTGTCTACGCGCACGTCAAGCAGGGTGTCCTGGAACGCCGTTACGAGGGCGGGACGCTGCTCACCGAGGGTGAGCTCGCCGACGCCGTGGGGGTCTCCCGCACTCCGGTGCGCGAGGCGCTGCTCCGGCTCGAGGTCGAGGGGCTGATCAAGCTCTACCCGAAGAAGGGCGCGCTCGTCCTGCCCGTCTCCGCACAGGAGATCGCGGACGTGGTCGAGACCCGGCAGCTCGTCGAGGAACACGCCGCGCGCAAGGCCGTACCGGCTTCGCCGCAGCTCATCGCACGGCTCGAGGAGTTGCTGGCGCAGCAGAGGGAGCAGGCCGCCGCCGGGGATCTGGCGGGAGCCGCGGTCACCGACCGCTGCTTCCACGCCGAGATCGTCCGCAGCGGCGGCAACGAGATCCTCTCCCGGCTCTACGACCAGCTCCGCGACCGGCAGTTGAGGATGGGAGTCGCCGTGATGCATGCCCACCCCGACCGGATCACCAAGACGCTCACCGAGCACCAGCAGATCCTCGAAGCGCTGCGCTCCGGCGACGCTGAGGCGGTCGTCGGAATCATCCACCGGCACGTCAGCTGGTTCTCCAACCTGGCGCGGGGCGAGCTCCGATGA
- a CDS encoding nitrate/nitrite transporter, translating into MSSSSAVTLPGDPPGGRRAIAVWGIGVSVYFVAVIFRTSLGVAGLDAADRFHVGASALSTFSILQLLVYAGMQIPVGLLVDRLGTKKVLTIGVLLFTAGQLGFAFSSSYGMALASRALLGCGDAMTFISVLRLGTRWFPARRGPLVAQLAGLVGMAGNLVSTLVIARLLHGVGWTAAFAGSALAGVVVLVLLLLFLKDHPDGHEPEPFPHQGAAYVRRQIAASWREPGTRLGLWVHFTTQFPAMVFLLLWGLPFLVEAQGLSRATAGELLTLVVLSNMVVGLIYGQIVARHHTARLPLALGTVAATAVVWAAALAYPAEHDPMWLLIVLCVVLGACGPASMIGFDFARPANPPERQGTASGITNMGGFVASMTTLLAIGVLLDATGDNYRVAFAAVFVLQAIGLSQIFRLRKQAARRERERLVASRVETVHVPA; encoded by the coding sequence ATGAGCTCCAGCTCCGCTGTGACGCTGCCCGGTGACCCGCCCGGCGGCCGGCGCGCGATCGCCGTCTGGGGCATCGGTGTCTCCGTCTACTTCGTCGCCGTCATCTTCCGTACGTCGCTGGGAGTGGCCGGGCTCGACGCCGCCGACCGCTTCCACGTGGGCGCCTCCGCCCTGTCCACCTTCTCGATCCTGCAACTCCTCGTCTACGCGGGCATGCAGATACCCGTCGGCCTGCTGGTCGACCGGCTCGGCACCAAGAAGGTGCTGACCATCGGCGTCCTGCTCTTCACGGCGGGGCAGTTGGGCTTCGCGTTCTCCTCCTCGTACGGCATGGCGCTCGCCTCGCGCGCGCTGCTGGGCTGCGGCGACGCGATGACGTTCATCAGCGTGCTGCGGCTCGGCACCCGGTGGTTCCCGGCCCGGCGCGGTCCGCTGGTCGCGCAGCTCGCCGGTCTGGTCGGCATGGCGGGCAACCTGGTCTCGACCCTCGTCATCGCGCGGCTGTTGCACGGGGTCGGCTGGACGGCGGCGTTCGCGGGCAGTGCGCTCGCCGGTGTCGTGGTCCTCGTACTCCTGCTGCTGTTCCTGAAGGACCACCCCGACGGACACGAGCCGGAGCCGTTCCCGCACCAGGGGGCCGCGTACGTCCGTCGCCAGATCGCCGCGTCCTGGCGGGAGCCCGGTACTCGGCTCGGCCTGTGGGTGCACTTCACGACGCAGTTCCCGGCGATGGTGTTCCTGCTGCTGTGGGGCCTGCCGTTCCTGGTCGAGGCGCAGGGGCTCAGCCGGGCGACCGCCGGTGAGCTGCTGACGCTCGTCGTCCTCTCCAACATGGTCGTCGGCCTGATCTACGGGCAGATCGTCGCCCGGCATCACACGGCGCGGCTTCCGCTGGCGCTCGGCACGGTGGCGGCAACGGCGGTCGTCTGGGCGGCGGCGTTGGCGTACCCCGCCGAGCACGACCCCATGTGGCTGTTGATCGTGCTCTGCGTGGTGCTGGGGGCCTGCGGCCCCGCCTCGATGATCGGCTTCGACTTCGCCCGGCCCGCCAACCCGCCCGAGCGTCAGGGCACCGCCTCCGGCATCACCAACATGGGCGGTTTCGTCGCCTCCATGACGACACTGCTGGCCATCGGGGTGCTCCTCGACGCGACCGGCGACAACTACCGAGTCGCTTTCGCCGCCGTGTTCGTCCTTCAGGCGATCGGCCTGAGCCAGATCTTCCGGTTGCGGAAGCAGGCGGCCAGGAGGGAGCGGGAGCGGTTGGTGGCGAGTCGGGTGGAGACGGTGCACGTGCCTGCGTAG